A stretch of DNA from Microbacterium sp. LWS13-1.2:
CACGCGGTGCGTGAACTCGCCCGTGTAGGCGTGGTCACCGTAGTCGATGACGCCGGTTCCCTCCCACACGCCGATGAGCCACGACAGCGGCACGAGCTCTGCGGGAAGGTCGGTCGGAATCTCGAGCACGACGCGACCCGTCAGCGCTGGCCGCGGTACAGGTTCTTGACGACGACCGCGGAGACGAAGGCGATCGCGAGCGACGCCAGACCGAGCAGGCCCACGAAGAACAGTTCGAGCGCGACGAGATCCATGAGACCGAGTCTAGCCGGGAACGAGGGCGGCCAGACCGAAGCCGAGACTGATGACCCCCATCACCAGGGCCGCACCGAGGACGCTCGCCGCCACCCGCTCGGTGAACCCCTGGGAGCGGCCCGACCAGAGCTGGGTGGCGAACGCGACGATGAGGCATCCGCCCAAGCCGACGCCCAGCCAGGCCGCGCGCCAGTCCGGCGTCGCGAAGACGCCGACGACGATCGCGATCAGCGCCGCCAGCACCCACACGGCGACGATGCCACCGAAGGTGCGACGAGGGGCGAGTTCAGGGACGGCCACGCCTCCATCATCGCCCATCGGGTCGCTCGGCGCACGCGTCCAGACAGCGTCCACGAAGTCATGAGAGCGAACCGCAACCCGGCCACGCCCTACACTGGGGTTCGCGGCGCGCCCCCACGCGCCGGGAAGGCGATCCATTGGCACAGCTCCTGGTTCTCAGTTCCACTCACGGAGGCGGCCCCGTGCTGCCCTCGCTCGAGTTGCTGAGCCACCGCGTGCGCCTGATCCCCGCCGAGCCCGCCCAGCTGGTCAACGCCCCCAGCGCCGACATCATCTTCGTCGACGCCCGTGTGGACCTCGTCGGAGCGAAGTCGCTGTGCAAGATCCTCAACACGACGGGTCTGGACGCGCCGCTCCTGCTGATCGTCACGGAGGGCGGTCTCACCGCCGTCTCGCCGGACTGGGGCGTCGACGACGTGATCCTCTTCACCGCGGGCCCGGCCGAGGTGGACGCGCGCATCCGGCTGGCGGTCGGACGCCAGTCGGCCGAGCAGGTGTCGACCCGCATCCAGACGTCGGGCATCACGATCGACGAGTCGTCGTACTCCGCGAAGGTGCACGGCCGGCCGCTCGACCTCACCTACAAGGAGTTCCAGCTCCTGCACTTCTTCGCCACGCACCCGTCGCGGGTGTTCACGCGCGAGCAGCTGCTGAGCGAGGTCTGGGGCTACGACTACTTCGGCGGCACCCGCACGGTGGACGTGCATGTCCGGCGACTGCGGGCCAAGCTCGGCGACATGGAGCAGCTCATCGGCACCGTCCGCAACGTGGGCTACCGCTTCAACGTGTACGAGGACGAGCCCGAGCCCGCTCCTCGCGAGCGCACCGAGGCGTAGGCGACCGGGCTCGACCCGCGGCATCCGTCACCCCGTTCACACTCTCGTCACGTGACCCTGCAATGATGAGGGGATGATCGAACCCGAGGTGCTCGACGCCGGCCTGGGCGATGCGGACGACGACGACTTCGACCTCTCGGAGGTCTTCGACTCGCAGCTTCCCGACCATCGCTACCTGGACCGCGAGCTCAGCTGGCTCGCCTTCAACCAGCGCGTGCTCGAACTCGCCGAGGATCCGAACCTGCCCACGCTGGAGCGGGCGAACTTCCTGGCGATCTTCGCGAACAACCTCGACGAGTTCTTCATGGTGCGCGTCGCGGGCCTCAAGCGCCGCATCGTCACCGGTCTGGCGCTCCCGACGAACATCGGCCGCTCCCCCGCGGACGTCCTCGCCGACATCTCGGCGGAGGTGCGCCGCCTGCAGCTGCGTCACGCCGAGGCGTGGACGTCGCTCGTCAAACCGGCGCTCGCCGACGCCGGCATCCAGATCGTCTCGTACGACACCCTCGACGAGGACGAACGCGCACGGCTCTACGACTACTTCCAGGCGCAGGTCTTCCCCGTCCTGATGCCACTCGCGGTCGACCCCGCACACCCGTTCCCCTACATCTCCGGGCTGTCGCTGAACCTCGCGATCCGCATCCGCAGCGCCCGCACCGGTCGTCAGGAGTTCGCGCGTCTGAAGGTGCCGCCGATGCTCCCCCGGTTCGTCGAGCTGCCCGCCGCCGCGGGCACGGTGCGCTACCTGCCGCTCGAAGACCTCATCTCCAACCACCTCGACGATCTGTTCCCGGGCATGGAGGTGCTGGACCACCACGCGTTCCGCCTCACACGCAACGAGGACGTCGCGATCGAGGAGGACGAGACCGAGAACCTCATCCAGGCGCTCGAGGCGGAGCTGCTGCGGCGCCGCTTCGGCCCGCCGATCCGGCTCGAGATCACGGACGACATGGACGACGTGACGCTCGACCTCCTCGTCAAGGAGCTCGACGTCACCGAGCAGGAGGTCTACCGCCTCCCCGGTCCACTCGACCTGCGCGGCCTGTTCGATCTGCGCATCGATCGCCCGGACCTGCGCTTCACGCCGCATCTGCCGACGACCGCGGTCGCCTTCCAGCCCGGCGACAACAACGAGCGGCCCGACATCTTCGCATCGATCCGCAAGGGCGACGTGCTCGTGCACCACCCCTACGAGTCCTTCGCGACCAGCGTGCAGGCCTTCCTCGAGCAGGCGGCGAAGGACCCCCACGTCCTCGCCATCAAGCAGACCCTCTACCGCACGTCGGGTGACAGCCCCATCGTTGAGGCGCTCATCGACGCCGCCGAGGCCGGCAAGCAGGTCCTGGCGCTCGTGGAGATCAAGGCACGCTTCGACGAGGCGAACAACATCGTCTGGGCGCGCAAGCTCGAGAAGGCGGGCGTCCACGTCGTATACGGCCTGGTGGGCCTGAAGACCCACTGCAAGCTGGCGCTCGTGATCCGCGAGGAGAACGGCGTGCTGCGCAGCTACAGCCATGTCGGCACCGGCAACTACAACCCGAAGACCAGCCGCGTCTATGAGGACTTCGGCCTGTTCACGGCTGACGACGTCGTGGGCCGCGACCTCACCCGCCTGTTCAACGAGCTGAGCGGCTACGCGATCGAGAAGAAGTTCAAGCGCCTCCTGGTCGCGCCTCTCCACCTGCGCAAGGGCCTGCTGCGCCTCATCGACAAGGAGCGCCGCAATGCCCTCGCCGGCAAGCCCGCGAGTGTGCGCATCAAGGTCAACTCCATGGTCGACGAGCAGATCATCGACGCGCTCTACCGGGCCAGCCAGGCCGGCGTGAAGGTCGAGGTGTGGGTGCGGGGCATCTGCTCGCTGAAACCGGGCGTGGTGGGCATGAGCGAGAACATCACGGTCCGCTCCATTCTCGGTCGCTACCTGGAGCACTCGCGCATCTTCGCGTTCCACAACGACGGCGACCCGGTGGTGTACATCGGCAGCGCCGACATGATGCACCGCAACCTCGACCGCCGGGTCGAGGCGCTCGTGCGCGTGTCGATGCCCGCCCACGTCAAGGAGCTCAACGACCTCTTCACGCTGTCCATGAGCGACACCACCAGCTCGTGGCATCTGGGACCCGACGGCGAATGGGTGCGCCACAACGTCGGCGAGGACGGCAAGCTGCTCCTGGACCTCCAGGACCGGACCATGATCAACGTGCAGCGCCGCCGGCGGGCACGGGCGGTGCGATGACCGAGACGGCCGTCTACGCGGCCGGGGGCGTCGTCTGGCGTGTCGTCGACGGCAAGCTGCGCGTGCTCCTGATCCACCGCACGAAGTATCGCGATGTGACGCTGCCCAAGGGCAAGGTCGACCCCGGCGAGATGCTCGCCGAGACCGCGGTCCGCGAGATCCACGAAGAGACGGGCATCCGTGTCGCTCTCGGCGTGCCCGTCGGCGTGTCTCGCTACCGACTGCCCAGCAAGCGCACCAAGATCGTGCACTACTGGGCGGCGGAGGCGACGGAGACGGCGATCCGCACCTCCGCGTTCGTCCCGAACAAGGAGATCGCCGCGATCGAGTGGGTCTCGCCGAAGAAGGCCCTCCGCCGGCTCAGTTATCCCGTCGACGCCGAGATCCTGGAGTACTTCGTCCGGCTGATCGACGAGGGCGTGCTGCGCACCTTCCCCATCGTCGCGCTGCGGCACGCCAAGGCGGTCGCCCGCGAGGAGTGGGACGGCAGCGATGCCGCGCGTCCGCTCGCGGCGCGCGGCCGCAAGCAGGCGAACTCGATCGTCGGCCCGCTGGTCGCGTTCGGCGTCCGCAAGATCGTGTCGAGCCCGGCGGTGCGCTGCGTCAAGACGGTTGCGCCGCTGTCGGCCGCTCTCGGTCGCAAGATCGACACCACCAGGATGATCGGCCAGGACGCGTGGGAGGAAGGCACCTCCGACGCGCGCACCGTCGTCGGCGAACGCGTCCGCGCCCGCAAGCCCTCCGTGCTGTGCAGCCATGGGCCGGTGCTGCCCGACATCCTCAGTGAGCTCGCACTCGCGACGGGCACACTGCGCGGGTCGTACCTCGGCAGCGCGTCGGCGCTCGAGCCGGCAGCGTTCTCGGTCGTGCACATGTCGGTGGACAATCCCGGCTCGGGCATCGTCGCCATCGAGACCCACATCCCGAAGGTCTGATCCGCGCGCCTCAGCCGGGTGAGTGAACAGCAGCCACCGGATGCCGCGGAATCCCGCGGCGGGACGCCGTGCGACCTCGATGCCGGCGCATGGATGTCGGCATCCCGTTCACCTTCCGTTCACCCGCGCAGCGCACTCTCTTAAGAGTCCGAGCCTACGTTTCAGAACGAACCCCGCACCGGGTTCGAACCCGAAGGCCTTCCCGGGCCTCTTTCCCTGACACGTGAAGGATTCACACAGTGAAGATCTCTCGCATCGCCCAGGTGGGCGCTGTCGCCGCAATCGCGGCCCTCGCCCTCGCAGGCTGCGCCTCCAACGAGACCCCCTCGGGCGAGACCACCGACGCACCCGAGTCGAACCTCTCCGGCGAGATCGCCGGCGGCGGCTCCTCGGCTCAGGAGGTCGCCGTCCAGGCGTGGACCGCCGGCTTCCAGACCGCCAACCCCGACGTGACGATCACGTACGACCCGTCGGGTTCCGGCGCCGGCCGCGAGTCGTTCCAGGCGGGAGCCTTCCCGTTCGCGGGCTCCGACCGCGCGTTCACGATCGAAGAGGTCGAGGCCGGTCCGTTCGACGGCTGCGTCGAGGAGTCGGGCATCATCGAGCTGCCGACGTACATCTCGCCGATCGCCGTCATCTTCAACGTCGAGGGCGTCGACTCGCTCAACCTCGACGCGGCGACGATGGCCGGCCTGTTCGCCGGCACGATCACGAACTGGAACGACCCGGCGATCGCCGCTCTCAACCCCGACGTGACCTTCCCCGACCTGGCCGTGACGCCGGTGCACCGCGCCGACGACTCGGGCACCACCGAGAACTTCACCGACTACCTCTACCAGGCGGCCGGCGACGTGTGGACGAACGAGGCCGACGGCGTGTGGCCGCTGTCCAGCGGTGAGGCCGCCCAGGGCACCTCGGGTGTCGTCTCCGCCGTCGCGGGCGGCAACGGCACCATCGGCTACGCCGACGCGTCGCGTGCCGCTGAGGAGGGCCTCTCGACCGCTGCGGTGAAGGTCGGCGACGAGTTCGTCGAGTACTCGCCGGAGGCGGCTGCCGCCATCGTCGACGAGTCGCCGTTCGAGGAGGGCCGCGGCGAGGGCGATCTCGCCATCGAGCTGAACCGCACCTCCGACGTCGCGGGCGTCTACCCGATCGTGCTCGTGAGCTACATGATCGCGTGCCAGGAGTACGCCGACGCGGCCGCGGCGCCGATCGTCAAGGGCTACCTGCAGTACGTGGCCAGCGCTGAGGGCCAGGATGCCGCTGCTGCCGCCGCCGGCAGCGCGCCGATCTCGGACTCCCTGCGTGAGCAGGTCAACGCCGCGATCGACCTGATCGTCACCCCGTAAGACCCCGATACCCGGCCCGGTCCTCGCGATCGGGCCGGGTATCACCCTGAGAGAACCCGAATCCAGAAGGACACCATGACCACGACGACCGCCCCCGCCTCGGGCAAGGTCAAGCAGCGGCCGGGCGACCGCTGGTTCTCGGGAACCGCGCTCGGCGCCGGCGTGATGATCCTCGTCACGCTGGCCGCGGTCGCCATCTTCCTCCTCATCCAGTCCGTGCCCGGTCTGACCGCCACGTCGGAGACCGCCAGCATCCTTGCGGGGAACTTCTGGGAGTACGTCTGGCCGCTCGCCTTCGGCACCGTGTGGGCCTCCTTCCTGGCCCTTCTGATGGCCGTCCCTCTGGCAGTCTCGGTCGCCCTCTTCATCTCGCACTATGCACCGCGTCGACTCGCGCAGGGGCTCGGCTACATCGTCGACCTGCTCGCCGCCGTTCCGTCGGTGGTCTTCGGCCTGTGGGGCATCCTCGTGCTCGCCCCCGCCGTCCAGCCGATCTACGCATGGCTCAACGCCAACATGGGATGGTTCCCGCTCTTCTCGGGCACCGTCTCCAGCACCGGCCGCACCATCTTCACCGCCGCGATCGTCCTCGCGGTGATGGTCGTCCCGATCATCACCGCCATCTGCCGCGAGATCTTCCTGCAGACCCCGGTCCTGCATGAGGAGGCGGCCCTGGCGCTCGGCGCCACGCGGTGGGAGATGATCAAGATGGCCGTCTTCCCGTTCGGCCGCAGCGGCATCGTCTCGGCCTCGATGCTGGGCCTCGGCCGCGCGCTCGGCGAGACGATGGCGGTCGCCATGGTGCTCTCCGTCGCGAACGTGGTGACCTTCCAGCTGTTCACGGCCGAGAACCCCGGCACGATCCCCGCCAACATCGCCCTGACCTTCCCCGAGGCGTACGGCGTCAACATCAACGTCCTCATCGCCACCGGCCTCATCCTCTTCATCGTCACCTTCGCGGTCAACGCCATCGCCCGATGGATCGTCAGCCGCCGCAAGGAATTCTCGGGAGCGAACTGACATGACCGTGACGACCGCTCCACCCCGGGCTCCGCAGTCGGCGCCCGTGCGCGAGACCCCGCGGCTGACCAGCGGCCACCTCCCCTCCTGGGCGCCATGGGCCATCCTCGTCGGCAGCCTCGTCATCAGCGCCATCCTCTTCGCGATCGTCGCGATGGGCTCCGGAGACGGCTTCAACGTCGCCGGCTGGGCGGTCGTGGCGGCGCTGGTGTACCTCGCGCTGATCACGACGACGTCGTCCCTCGTCGAGGGCCGCCGCAAGGGCATGGATCGCCTTGTGACCGGCGTCGTGACGATCGCATTCCTCATCGCCATGGTCCCGCTGGTCTCGGTGGCGATCACGGTCGTCGTCAACGGCGTCGCCGGCATCTCGGCCGAGTTCTTCACCTCCTCGATGCGCAACGTCGTGGGCGAAGGCGGCGGCGCGCTCCACGCGATCGTCGGCACCGTCCTCATCACGTTCGCAGCCGCCGTGATCTCGATCCCGATCGGCATCTTCACCGCCATCTACCTCGTCGAGTACGGGCAGGGCGGACGCCTGAGCCGCGGCATCACGTTCCTCGTGGACGTCATGACCGGCATCCCGTCGATCGTCGCCGGTCTGTTCGCGTACGCCCTGTTCGCGCTGTTCCTCGGGCCCGGCATCCGCATGGGCATCATGGGCTCGGTCGCACTGGCGGTGCTGATGATCCCGGTGGTCGTGCGTTCGACGGAGGAGATGCTGCGCCTCGTGCCCAACGAGCTCCGCGAAGCGTCGTACGCGCTCGGCGTGCCCAAGTGGCGCACGATCGCGAAGATCGTCCTGCCGACCTCGCTCGCCGGCATCACCACGGGCGTCATGCTCTCGATCTCCCGCGTGATCGGCGAGACCGCTCCGCTGCTTCTCACGGCGGGCGTCGCGACGTCGATGAACTACAACCTCTTCGAGGGCCGCATGATGACGCTGCCGGTCATGGCCTACTCGCAGTACATGAACCAGGGCATCCCCGCCCAGGCCTACATCGACCGCGCGTGGGCGTGCGCTCTCGTCCTCATCGTCATCGTGATGCTCCTCAACCTCATCGCGCGCCTCGTCGCGAAGGTGTTCTCCCCCAAGCTGGGCCGCTGAAGCAGCCTCCACCCGAAAGCACTGACAGGAACCATGTCCAAGAGCATCGAAGTCAACGACCTCAACGTCTACTACGGCGACTTCAAGGCCGTCGAAGGCGTCTCCCTCGGCATCGAGCCGCGCAGCGTCACCGCCTTCATCGGCCCGTCGGGCTGCGGCAAGTCGACGTTCCTGCGCACGCTCAACCGCATGCACGAAGTGATCCCCGGCGCGCGTGTGGAGGGCGAGGTGCTCCTGGACGGAAACAACCTCTACGGCGCGAACGTCGACCCGGTGCTCGTGCGCCGTCAGGTCGGCATGGTCTTCCAGCGCCCCAACCCGTTCCCCACGATGTCGATCAAGGAGAACGTGCTGGCGGGGGTCAAGCTCAACAACAAGAAGATGTCGAAGTCCGACTCGGATGCTCTCGTCGAGAAGTCGCTGCGTGGCGCGAACCTGTGGAACGAGGTCAAGGACCGCCTCGACAAGCCCGGATCGGGCCTGTCTGGCGGCCAGCAGCAGCGTCTGTGCATCGCGCGCGCCATCGCGGTCTCGCCCGAGGTGATCCTCATGGACGAGCCATGCTCCGCCCTCGACCCGATCTCGACCTACGCGATCGAGGAGCTGATCGGCGAACTCAAGAACGACTACACGGTCGTCATCGTGACGCACAACATGCAGCAGGCGTCACGGGTGAGCGACAAGACGGCGTTCTTCAACATCGCGGGCACCGGCAAGCCCGGCAAGCTCATCGAGTACAACGACACGCGCTCGATCTTCACGACTCCGTCGGTGCAGGCGACCGAGGACTACGTCTCCGGTCGATTCGGCTGAACCGCCCGATCGCTGCCCGAAGCCCTCGCCGATCGGCGGGGGCTTCGTCGTCGGCTCAGTCGTGCGGGATCAGTCGGTCGGGCTCAGTCGCGCGGGCTCAGCAGGTAGCGGTTGAAGGATGCCGTGACCTCGGCATCCACCGGCACCGCCGCGCCGTCGATGGCTGTGATGGGCGCCGCCAGTCGCACGCTCGACACCAGCCACGCGGCATCCGCGTCCGTCAGCGCGCTCGTCGGCAGCGTGGCGTAACCGGTCTCGTGCCCCTCCTCCTCGAGGTGGGCGAAGAGGCTCAGCTGCGTCGTGCCGTGGAGGATGCCGCCGTTCGGCGCGGGCGTGACGAAGCGGCCGTCGATGCGCAGGATGAGAGAGGCGGTGGGCGCCTCGAGCACGAAGCCGTCCGAGGTGACGAAGACGGCGTCGTCGGCCCCTCGGCGCTTGGCCTCGCGGATCGCAGCCATGTTGACCGCGTACGACAGGGTCTTCGCGCCGAGCAGCAGCCACGGCGCCTTCGCAGGGGTGTCGATGCCGTAGCCGCGATCGAGCGTGACGACCCTGATGCCGTGCTCGCGCACGGCGGTGTTGTCGGCGGCGGCAGCCACCGTCACCCACGCCGTCGGTGCGGGGCCGTGCTCGACGCCGCGGCTCAGGATGAGCTTGATGACGCCCTCGCCCTGGCGAGGCGCGTGCTGCGCGGCGGCGTCGACGGCCTGGCGCCACTGCTCGAGGTGCGGAGCGGCCAGGTCGCAGATGCGCGCGGAGTGTGCGAGCCGCTCGAGGTGGGCCTGTGTCTCCTGCGCGTGGCCGTCGACGACCCCGATCGACTCGAAGATGCCGTCGCCGCGCTGCGT
This window harbors:
- a CDS encoding response regulator transcription factor is translated as MAQLLVLSSTHGGGPVLPSLELLSHRVRLIPAEPAQLVNAPSADIIFVDARVDLVGAKSLCKILNTTGLDAPLLLIVTEGGLTAVSPDWGVDDVILFTAGPAEVDARIRLAVGRQSAEQVSTRIQTSGITIDESSYSAKVHGRPLDLTYKEFQLLHFFATHPSRVFTREQLLSEVWGYDYFGGTRTVDVHVRRLRAKLGDMEQLIGTVRNVGYRFNVYEDEPEPAPRERTEA
- a CDS encoding RNA degradosome polyphosphate kinase — encoded protein: MIEPEVLDAGLGDADDDDFDLSEVFDSQLPDHRYLDRELSWLAFNQRVLELAEDPNLPTLERANFLAIFANNLDEFFMVRVAGLKRRIVTGLALPTNIGRSPADVLADISAEVRRLQLRHAEAWTSLVKPALADAGIQIVSYDTLDEDERARLYDYFQAQVFPVLMPLAVDPAHPFPYISGLSLNLAIRIRSARTGRQEFARLKVPPMLPRFVELPAAAGTVRYLPLEDLISNHLDDLFPGMEVLDHHAFRLTRNEDVAIEEDETENLIQALEAELLRRRFGPPIRLEITDDMDDVTLDLLVKELDVTEQEVYRLPGPLDLRGLFDLRIDRPDLRFTPHLPTTAVAFQPGDNNERPDIFASIRKGDVLVHHPYESFATSVQAFLEQAAKDPHVLAIKQTLYRTSGDSPIVEALIDAAEAGKQVLALVEIKARFDEANNIVWARKLEKAGVHVVYGLVGLKTHCKLALVIREENGVLRSYSHVGTGNYNPKTSRVYEDFGLFTADDVVGRDLTRLFNELSGYAIEKKFKRLLVAPLHLRKGLLRLIDKERRNALAGKPASVRIKVNSMVDEQIIDALYRASQAGVKVEVWVRGICSLKPGVVGMSENITVRSILGRYLEHSRIFAFHNDGDPVVYIGSADMMHRNLDRRVEALVRVSMPAHVKELNDLFTLSMSDTTSSWHLGPDGEWVRHNVGEDGKLLLDLQDRTMINVQRRRRARAVR
- a CDS encoding NUDIX domain-containing protein, whose protein sequence is MTETAVYAAGGVVWRVVDGKLRVLLIHRTKYRDVTLPKGKVDPGEMLAETAVREIHEETGIRVALGVPVGVSRYRLPSKRTKIVHYWAAEATETAIRTSAFVPNKEIAAIEWVSPKKALRRLSYPVDAEILEYFVRLIDEGVLRTFPIVALRHAKAVAREEWDGSDAARPLAARGRKQANSIVGPLVAFGVRKIVSSPAVRCVKTVAPLSAALGRKIDTTRMIGQDAWEEGTSDARTVVGERVRARKPSVLCSHGPVLPDILSELALATGTLRGSYLGSASALEPAAFSVVHMSVDNPGSGIVAIETHIPKV
- the pstS gene encoding phosphate ABC transporter substrate-binding protein PstS, whose protein sequence is MKISRIAQVGAVAAIAALALAGCASNETPSGETTDAPESNLSGEIAGGGSSAQEVAVQAWTAGFQTANPDVTITYDPSGSGAGRESFQAGAFPFAGSDRAFTIEEVEAGPFDGCVEESGIIELPTYISPIAVIFNVEGVDSLNLDAATMAGLFAGTITNWNDPAIAALNPDVTFPDLAVTPVHRADDSGTTENFTDYLYQAAGDVWTNEADGVWPLSSGEAAQGTSGVVSAVAGGNGTIGYADASRAAEEGLSTAAVKVGDEFVEYSPEAAAAIVDESPFEEGRGEGDLAIELNRTSDVAGVYPIVLVSYMIACQEYADAAAAPIVKGYLQYVASAEGQDAAAAAAGSAPISDSLREQVNAAIDLIVTP
- the pstC gene encoding phosphate ABC transporter permease subunit PstC, translating into MTTTTAPASGKVKQRPGDRWFSGTALGAGVMILVTLAAVAIFLLIQSVPGLTATSETASILAGNFWEYVWPLAFGTVWASFLALLMAVPLAVSVALFISHYAPRRLAQGLGYIVDLLAAVPSVVFGLWGILVLAPAVQPIYAWLNANMGWFPLFSGTVSSTGRTIFTAAIVLAVMVVPIITAICREIFLQTPVLHEEAALALGATRWEMIKMAVFPFGRSGIVSASMLGLGRALGETMAVAMVLSVANVVTFQLFTAENPGTIPANIALTFPEAYGVNINVLIATGLILFIVTFAVNAIARWIVSRRKEFSGAN
- the pstA gene encoding phosphate ABC transporter permease PstA, which codes for MTVTTAPPRAPQSAPVRETPRLTSGHLPSWAPWAILVGSLVISAILFAIVAMGSGDGFNVAGWAVVAALVYLALITTTSSLVEGRRKGMDRLVTGVVTIAFLIAMVPLVSVAITVVVNGVAGISAEFFTSSMRNVVGEGGGALHAIVGTVLITFAAAVISIPIGIFTAIYLVEYGQGGRLSRGITFLVDVMTGIPSIVAGLFAYALFALFLGPGIRMGIMGSVALAVLMIPVVVRSTEEMLRLVPNELREASYALGVPKWRTIAKIVLPTSLAGITTGVMLSISRVIGETAPLLLTAGVATSMNYNLFEGRMMTLPVMAYSQYMNQGIPAQAYIDRAWACALVLIVIVMLLNLIARLVAKVFSPKLGR
- the pstB gene encoding phosphate ABC transporter ATP-binding protein PstB → MSKSIEVNDLNVYYGDFKAVEGVSLGIEPRSVTAFIGPSGCGKSTFLRTLNRMHEVIPGARVEGEVLLDGNNLYGANVDPVLVRRQVGMVFQRPNPFPTMSIKENVLAGVKLNNKKMSKSDSDALVEKSLRGANLWNEVKDRLDKPGSGLSGGQQQRLCIARAIAVSPEVILMDEPCSALDPISTYAIEELIGELKNDYTVVIVTHNMQQASRVSDKTAFFNIAGTGKPGKLIEYNDTRSIFTTPSVQATEDYVSGRFG
- a CDS encoding aminodeoxychorismate lyase is translated as MALLFALVIDPAASDDPRSDFAGTFRVINPSAPALSVGELSTQRGDGIFESIGVVDGHAQETQAHLERLAHSARICDLAAPHLEQWRQAVDAAAQHAPRQGEGVIKLILSRGVEHGPAPTAWVTVAAAADNTAVREHGIRVVTLDRGYGIDTPAKAPWLLLGAKTLSYAVNMAAIREAKRRGADDAVFVTSDGFVLEAPTASLILRIDGRFVTPAPNGGILHGTTQLSLFAHLEEEGHETGYATLPTSALTDADAAWLVSSVRLAAPITAIDGAAVPVDAEVTASFNRYLLSPRD